The Corvus hawaiiensis isolate bCorHaw1 chromosome W, bCorHaw1.pri.cur, whole genome shotgun sequence genome segment CTCCTGCTACAGCTGCGAAGTTTCTGCTACATTTTGTTTGCCAGCCCGGGTGTGCCTgcctctgctgttccagctgctACTCTGAGATTCCTGCTACAGCCCATTTTGCTATCTGGAGGGGCACCAGGATCGGCTGCCACTGTGAGGTTCTAAAGGAAGCCCCTTTTCAATCTCTCCCGCTGGCTGATTTGCTATTAACTGTGTGAAGAGGTGGCTGAGCTCACGCCACAGCGACCCCTGCAGCCACGTGGGAatcatcgcacctgccctgcctcaCCAGGAGACAACAGTGCCCCTGCCAGCTCTGGTCTTAATTacatgtagtggtttggtctaaaatactcattactgtttatcttctgtgagataagaattaggagaaatgcaaaacaggcaccaaacttgaaagaatataaagaagtttattaacagacctaaaagaagaaaaaaaaaaattataccaccttcagaactctcctcctccccccaccttcctcccttctcccactgacaatgtaaaaagacaacccttaagatgttcagtctgtttaccacttccataataaccttgttcagtccatttagaaagagaagtctcttcttgcttgtgctatgaaaacattatcacaacgagacagccgcccacttccaaatattgttcagtccatttaggaagaggagtctctctgcctgcatgtgagtcccttcccccgacttgcagcttttcccgcaactgctttcgagggtccactcttgaagttttttggggtacaattttaaggttgagccgttcagaaacaaaaaacagaggcccttctccttccctgggagcaaagggtcttcctcatcttcatcgttaggactatctctgggagcatctctaggaactgaggttttctcctttcccatttggagcaaaagtcctcatctggtccatctctccctgtccaaacttctcatgaaattacagctgcgtcagcatctgcctatctcagcgcagctgcttttgcttacgagttgaacactccaccccccatatcttcatgaaattacaacgggatactctgatatatcatagcatcacaacagaatttcagctttaagcatctcctctctctcttctctcaggttttcagctcttcacagcaataaaaagggttaatctcacctcggccttgcagctttgcagctgggatgttgaatttttcttatcgcagtggagaggggggagagccaagccgctcctgctgcccacggcaaggcagtggggggggttccacggctggaacaggtccatcgactccaggatggccatggcccggcccggcctggcccaagcagggcctggccgggcccgctggcccccacacagggcctgcagccacctgtcccagcaccggaaatgagagagagcttggggggggagtttgtctattcttaagtgtgtatcacagaggcggtcacaactttaagtggcttaaagaattgtccatattcaaactggccagctgataggttctatcaggtcccagaggaaactgtaagcaccccttagcaaggacatcccttctggaactatgcttgctaacctatgacattaCACCAAAGGGGAAGTTGCTTGATGTCCGAGAGAAGGCGCATATtgggtttctggttttgtttgttgttgctgctgttgttgtttgtttgccttgctatacatatacatacttgtaaagaacttttatttcttttcccatatctttgcctgaaagccccttaatttcagagttataataatttggagggaagggggtcacaTTTTCtattccaagggaggttcccgCCTTCCTTgacagacacctgtctttcaaaccaagacaatgtATACAaatcctgcacctggggagcaATAACCCCATGCACCAGTGCATGCTGGAGGCCCATCggcaggaaagcagctttgcaaaataGGACAATGTGCCCTTGCTGCAAAGGTGGCCAAGGATATACTTAGCCTAATATAGAGGAAAGCAGGATTCATATATATTCAAAGACAGTTGTGTGGACCACTCAAAGTGCTCACTGTCCCTGGGGGTGCAGGGCACCACAGACCACCCTTTGGCAACTATGAGGGCACTGCCTATTTTTCTAAAACCTCCTACCCAGCTTAACACAAATCTTATATTGAGGCGTCAAGCCAACAGCACTGAATGCACGCTTTCTATTGTGTTTTCTCCCAGGAGGTATGCAGCATAGAAATGTCTACAATGGAAGTGGGGCTTTCAGGGAACAATGTAGAGCAACTTCTGTTGGTTCTGCGAAAGGTCCTGAAAAGTTAATGCCAGGCCAGGTCATTTGACTGGAGGGAGCAGCACCAAAAAGGCAcaggcacctttggggtggaCTTGATGCGGTAACAAATAACAAGAAATAGTACTCGTAGCTACTACAGCCTCTTCTGCGACCTCGTATCCCGCCCTCAAGGTCGCAGCACTACACGAGGCAGATCCCTCCGCGCCCTGAGGGCGCGCAAACTTCCTGAGCCATCGTAAGCACCAGGTCGACCAGGGCGGACCCACCAGGGGGCGGGGACAAGAGAAAACGACAAACAAAACAGCCAATCGAGGCGTAGGATTTACCGACGGCGATCCTGCGGTCCAATGGGCGCCGCGGAGGGCCTGGCCCAGTGGAGGAAGTGTTGGGGCCACGGCAGGCTTTGTTCTTGGCTGAGGAGATTAGCGGGGTGTGGGCCGCGCGGCATGGTGGCTTTACTATTGTCTTCGGAAAGATCATCAGCAAGGCGATTCAGTGGTACCATCAgcgacgaggacgaggaggtaGTCGCGGCTTTGCTCTGTGCGCGGTTCCTCttccccccccttcctcccGCGCTCGCGGGCGTCTGAGCCGAGGACCCGGTGCGCGGTGCCCGGGCGCGCGGTAGGGCGGGtggcggcgctgctgctgcgGGGTGGGTGGAGGGACGAGGGGCGGACGGGGCCTCTTTGGGTTGTGGCGCTCTCTACTGCACCATCCCCTAAGCTTGTTCGGTGCCGCACCCCCACCCCTCCGGCTGCCGCGGCGCGTACTGGGTTGCTGGTATTGTCCGGACTCGCCTCGGATGCCACCCCCACCGTGTCGTGCGCGCGCGTAGAGAAGGGCCTCTAACGTTCGCGCACTTGGTGTTAGCCGCAGACATTTGCCGCGTGATGTCCCTTTTGCACTGCAAGTCGTGCAAAATTTGCTGCCGAGGGATGAGAGTGGTTTTACCTCGTGTAGGATGATAGTTTTGAAAGCATATTTTAGGCGGACTTAGTCAGTCTCAGGCATTccgtgtgtgtgtatgtgaacAGTGAATGTAGGATTAATGATTGTAATGAGTTGTTTCAACATAGGAGAAATGCCGGACACGACTGATGTTGTAATTACATCAAAGAGGTTTCACAGCTTCGCTGTGCTAGGATTTGGTTCTGAACCCCCAAACTGGATTATTAGGGCAAGGACTTACACATTTTACcgttttttctttataaaactcCCAAAAAATAGAAAGTGGACATCCTGCAGGCTGCAAAAGCTTCCCAGACCTTCTTTCTGTGGGGAAGTAAGACCGTGATAACAGCATGCTTGCGAGGGTCAcgggtgctggtgctgggaacGAGAGTGAGCTGCTTAGATCGGGGGGAAAACAATGCAGCCGTTGCCTATGCGATGTTAACTTTAAGGTAATATCCCGTATGATTTAGTTATTAAAATGCTGAAGGTTAACAGTTAAGGATGCCTTCTGCTTTGGAAGGTAGTGTTTGCGTGCAATGTAGAAGACAGACTGGTCCTATGCACTTGCAGGCTTCCTGTGATTATATGTTTGTTCAGTGCTTGAGCTCCCTGTCTTGTGGGAAATGATTGGCCACTGCTCTTCCACTTCACTAACCTCTTTGCTGATTCGGTTAAGCCATTTGTCTCCTGCCTCTGCGTGGACCACATCCAATTGAAAAACTGCTTAGGAAACAATCAACCTGAACTAAAACATACTGAAGGTTGTTAATTGCAAGTGGTGGCCCATCTCCTTGCTCCCATCGTCTTGCATGACGAATACAAATTCTGGAGGGGGCTCTGGAAATATGTTGTATTTTGGGTGTAGAAAGCATTACTATCATGCAAGAAAAATCAATGTTCGGGCTTGTGTTTTGAGTATCCGGTAATCTGCTTCTGTAGGAGTTCAGTGGGGCAGGTTGATTTGCATAAGCTATTACCTTTCTCTGAAGCCGGTTATGTTTTGTTTGCTCTTCCTCCAGTGCCGTGCGTTCCGTGGTCTTTCACTGCAATCTGGGACACTTTTCCTAGTCATGCCTAAGGAGCCAATTATTGGGTTGTCTGAAGCTGAAGGTTCTGGTGAATCTGTAAGTACTGTGTGAGCTTTCTGTATGCTAAACTGTACCTGTAGATAGTTTCTCATTTACTAGACTCTTTCCCATCCCCCTTCCCTTCTCGATAGGGCACAGTAGGCTACTTTGGGTTTTGTGGCGCTATAATCTTTTGCCTCTAGCTTGTAATGGAGTTGAGCTTTCTGACTAAAAGCAGTGATAAAAAGCAGTGCTCATCCCTGGGTATGTACTTCTGGTGCAAAATGCAGTGTTGTTTTGGAGTGCAGTCAGGTGCCTATTGTCATGGTTTAGTGTAAGAGTAGTTGTATTTCTAATGCAGGGAAGAGGGCTTGGGGTTATTGGCAGgtcaggggcagggaagggcaaaGCTGGTTGAGAGGTGCTGGATGCTTTGCTTTTAGCTATGAAAGTTAAGTTCAAAGACTTTGTAAACCCATGCAAAAGGCAGCCTAAAGTTTATTTTCCACCAGGATTGCTTATGTTGCCTGAATACACAATGGGGGCTTTAACCCAGAGACAAATTCAGCTTCAGTGGCTGTTTTTTTGATTGTTGCCAtctatcttaaaaaaaattgcctaGCTCTCTTTTGCCACTATACTGTGCATAATTGGTCTTTGTAGCTTTGCTTGGAAAGCTTCAGTTGCCGGTGGTCGGACACACATTAATTTGAAGCGTAATGGTTGAATTGCTAGGAATTTCCTAGCTGCTTTCTCTGGGTGGTTCTCTGCTCTCGTTCCTTCCCTTCCTACCCTCTCCCCTCtgtgttttacttttttcttttttttttttacttatttatggGTTTGTacttccttctccagcttcttgGGCATGTAATGATTGTTGGCGAGATGTGTGTTGCTCACCTGGGCCTGACCAATGGATTCCGGATGGTTGTGGATGAAGGGCCCGAGGGTGGGCAGTCTGTCTATCGCATACATCTACCCGTTCTGGGTGGCCGTCAGTTGGGCTGGCCGCCTGGCTAAGATTTTGGCACCGCAAGAGTTGCTGCACGTGTACAAATCGCCACTGAATGGATTTCGTCTGTTGCCTGTCAATCTAGCCGCTGTCGATGTGTAATTTTTTGTGCCGTGTGTCTGTGGAAGGTAATAAAAGCTTTGAGCAGCAGTTGCACAATAAAGATTTGTCATGGGGATATCACCTCCGTCTTGCGCGTCTTACTGAGGGGAAGTAGTTCTGCAAGTTCAAACCAGAGTGCAAGTGTGTGAAGTGTTTCCGCCTGTTAAGAACATTCCATGGATAGATagtgattttccttttcatttgaaGCGTGATGCTGGGAGCACTTAGCAGTCTCTTGCATCTTGTAGGAAGCAGCATCTTAGCTCTTTGGCAGAGGTATGTCAAAGTACAGAAAGCCTGTGTAGGCTACTGCTAAAACTGTAGAAGATACTGGGTGTGAGGCTACATGCATGCTTTCTAAGGGTGGTTTCAGCATGGTGCACTGTGTTGAAAGCATCCACCTCCTGTTGGACCTGGGTGTTCT includes the following:
- the LOC125319336 gene encoding adenosine 5'-monophosphoramidase HINT2-like isoform X2 — its product is MGAAEGLAQWRKCWGHGRLCSWLRRLAGCGPRGMVALLLSSERSSARRFSGTISDEDEECRAFRGLSLQSGTLFLVMPKEPIIGLSEAEGSGESCRAFRGLSLQSGTLFLVMPKEPIIGLSEAEGSGESLLGHVMIVGEMCVAHLGLTNGFRMVVDEGPEGGQSVYRIHLPVLGGRQLGWTPG